In one window of Hymenobacter nivis DNA:
- a CDS encoding very short patch repair endonuclease yields MSRIRSKDTKPELLVRQYLHRHGFRYRLHTATLPGKPDLVFPKLCTVVFVHGCFWHCHEGCRYFVVPKTRTDFWMNKIGRNVANDLRQQSELVALGWRVITVWECELKPLTREATLVALVNELTSPPEAAQFVN; encoded by the coding sequence ATGTCCCGAATCAGGAGCAAGGATACCAAGCCTGAGCTCCTTGTTCGTCAGTACTTGCACAGGCATGGATTCCGTTACCGCCTGCACACTGCCACGCTTCCCGGTAAGCCCGACCTAGTGTTTCCTAAGCTCTGCACCGTGGTATTCGTACACGGCTGTTTCTGGCACTGCCATGAAGGTTGCCGGTACTTTGTAGTGCCAAAAACCAGAACTGACTTCTGGATGAATAAAATCGGGCGAAATGTTGCCAACGACCTGCGGCAGCAATCGGAGCTTGTCGCACTGGGGTGGAGGGTGATAACGGTTTGGGAGTGTGAGCTGAAGCCACTTACCAGAGAGGCGACCCTTGTTGCTTTGGTCAACGAGCTAACGAGTCCTCCAGAGGCTGCCCAATTCGTCAACTAG
- a CDS encoding DNA cytosine methyltransferase gives MIQLVASGKLSTIPVLSFFTGGGFLDMGFEKAGYSIVWTNEMHPGFVQFYEHGITAWRRDRGCAKPEAKISSPAQLSDLGGPASILKSVFPGGKHELFGIIGGPPCQDFSIAGLRAGFEGNRGSLTHEYCRHILEMHPAFFVMENVTGLLQKNHRATFDKLRESMGAAYLTDFAKLNALDYGVPQSRERLFFIGLRRDLVTKELTDDQRKLAPANNWAGWTTEQHPTHRGKRKSCKWATIELPGAVPEVPTCETVKALSINNCLVPTEEEASTHNARDRFKLNSQKAISTPEGMVGNRCFKRLHRYRFSPTACYGNNEVHLHPWLPQRLSVREVLRIQGVDESYILPEGPSLTTKFKMIGNGVPVPMALGVATTMRRLLDEYCGLKL, from the coding sequence ATGATTCAATTAGTTGCATCTGGTAAGCTTTCGACCATCCCAGTTCTTTCCTTCTTTACCGGTGGTGGCTTTCTGGACATGGGTTTTGAAAAAGCAGGGTACTCCATTGTCTGGACCAATGAGATGCATCCGGGTTTCGTACAATTCTATGAGCATGGCATAACTGCGTGGAGGCGCGATAGAGGCTGCGCTAAACCAGAGGCAAAAATTAGTTCGCCAGCTCAATTGAGTGACCTGGGCGGACCTGCGAGTATCTTGAAAAGTGTATTCCCCGGTGGTAAGCACGAATTATTTGGCATCATCGGGGGACCCCCATGCCAGGACTTTAGTATTGCTGGGTTAAGGGCTGGCTTTGAGGGTAATCGTGGCAGTTTGACCCACGAGTATTGCCGACACATTTTAGAGATGCATCCAGCATTTTTTGTAATGGAGAACGTCACTGGACTGCTCCAGAAGAATCACCGGGCTACTTTCGACAAGTTACGTGAAAGCATGGGAGCAGCCTATTTAACAGATTTCGCCAAGCTCAATGCCCTGGATTATGGTGTGCCACAAAGCCGGGAGCGACTTTTTTTTATAGGGCTACGACGTGATTTGGTGACAAAGGAACTCACGGACGACCAACGTAAACTGGCGCCTGCGAATAACTGGGCAGGATGGACAACCGAGCAACATCCTACTCATCGGGGAAAAAGAAAAAGTTGCAAGTGGGCTACCATAGAATTGCCAGGCGCGGTACCTGAAGTACCAACCTGTGAAACAGTCAAGGCACTATCTATTAACAATTGCTTGGTGCCTACTGAAGAAGAAGCCTCAACCCATAATGCCCGTGACCGCTTCAAGTTAAATTCCCAAAAAGCAATAAGCACACCAGAAGGGATGGTAGGAAACCGCTGTTTCAAGCGGCTGCACCGTTATCGATTTAGTCCCACTGCTTGTTATGGTAATAACGAAGTACACTTACACCCGTGGTTGCCCCAACGGTTATCCGTGCGCGAAGTGCTGCGTATTCAAGGCGTAGACGAAAGTTATATCCTACCCGAAGGTCCCTCATTAACCACGAAGTTTAAGATGATAGGAAACGGTGTGCCAGTGCCAATGGCGCTAGGCGTAGCAACTACCATGCGTAGACTATTGGATGAATACTGCGGTTTAAAGTTATAA